In a genomic window of Aggregatimonas sangjinii:
- a CDS encoding ABC transporter permease/M1 family aminopeptidase, with product MFKEIFLFEIKYRLKRPATWAYFGILLLFGLFVAIGDNGPASEKVFVNAPAAIATTLITISIFAIMIASAIMGVPVYRDIEHKTENYYFSYPISEKGYLAGRFFGSMVILFLVSLGLLLGLIIGSAVGPYMGFVEPERYTSLTLWHYIQPTLTLYWTNLFFTGCIFFALVSLTKKVMLAYAGGAILFITYLVTLTLTQDIDNKTLTSLLDPFGFNSMGNLIEYWTPEEQNTRLVPMEGMLLWNRLLWLGMGVALFLVTLFKFDFQSFLNKNFGSKKKKTAIAEIKSEAALTKIPAVNKVFSRGLNVKLIFKLAAMEFKNIISDNFFKAILIAAVGFLFFDGWFGAPVYGTPSLPLTYYMLEVKNFTYVILIFILIVFMTGEVLHRERGVNYDQIFGSLPIPNRIVYGSKFLALTMVSFILVNMILVSGMLNQVLKGYFNFEFGRYFTDLYLFELPKYISFVMLAFFVHSVITKKFLGHVVAIAVWALLFGLNSLADIDNNLYLYSYSPSYTVSDMNGFGHFAPALLWFKTYWLACGALLTVIGYLFWKRGTDSGRKARWQLAKSRMNWKSIGSLVLLLVIFIGTGAFINHNTTTINKYRTDDEGTIGQADYEKELAKYDRIAQPKVIDIKLKADLIPEERAANISSVFKMVNKTNETIDQLHLNWGAEGLLKKEVTEFLIEGKTPKLSKEYDKFGYRIYDFNPPLVPGDTVTMKLGVAASYKGFPNEGSGSGIVYNGTFLNDGFFPSFGYSPNVELTSDQDRKKYDLPVKEYQLPEQTDAWGTSNLLFNDDADYITFEGTVSTAPDQIAILPGYLQKEWEENGRKYFTYKMEGEMDFFYNISSAAYAVHREVWTGKKGEKVNIEIFHHPTHDYNIDRFVNGVKKSLDYFTEHYGPYQYRQMRILEFPRYSSFAQSFPNTVPFAESFGWVGDFSDPDDLDYVFTVTAHEVAHQWWGHQITPSATRGANQISETMAEYSSLMVMKKEYGVDAMQQFLKEELDRYLRSRANESKFEKTLLDNDTQAYVWYRKGGLILYALQDLIGEDNLNRQFKAYTEAARFRPEAPFTTTTEWYSYLKKATPDSLQYYLKDSFEKITLYSNKTTNATYTKNADDTYTVTIDVESGKTYYDGLGKTLESPTSVNLLDIAVFENDTVNAKGLTVKRPLELKKVWVKPGTSTHTFTVDKLPVKAGIDPYNKMIDRIPDDNLIEVEVEDE from the coding sequence ATGTTTAAGGAAATTTTTCTATTTGAAATCAAATACCGACTTAAAAGACCCGCTACTTGGGCATATTTTGGCATTTTATTGTTGTTCGGCCTTTTTGTGGCCATAGGGGACAACGGGCCGGCATCTGAGAAGGTCTTCGTAAATGCGCCAGCGGCCATAGCGACCACTTTGATTACCATCAGTATTTTCGCTATTATGATAGCCAGTGCCATTATGGGTGTTCCGGTATACCGCGACATCGAACACAAGACCGAGAACTACTACTTCTCCTATCCTATCTCTGAAAAGGGCTATCTAGCTGGTCGCTTTTTTGGGTCTATGGTCATACTATTTTTGGTCAGCCTCGGGTTGTTATTGGGGCTGATAATCGGTTCTGCCGTAGGGCCATACATGGGTTTTGTCGAGCCGGAACGCTATACTTCACTTACCTTATGGCACTATATTCAACCCACTCTTACATTATATTGGACCAACTTGTTCTTTACGGGCTGTATATTTTTCGCCTTGGTCAGTTTGACCAAAAAGGTCATGCTAGCCTATGCTGGCGGTGCTATTCTTTTTATAACCTATCTCGTCACCTTGACCTTGACCCAGGATATCGACAACAAGACCCTCACCAGCTTGTTGGATCCGTTTGGGTTTAATAGTATGGGCAACCTTATCGAATATTGGACGCCCGAGGAACAGAATACCCGCTTGGTACCCATGGAAGGAATGTTGTTGTGGAACCGTCTGCTATGGCTTGGAATGGGGGTCGCTCTTTTTTTAGTGACCTTGTTCAAATTTGATTTTCAGTCGTTTCTCAACAAAAATTTTGGCAGTAAAAAGAAGAAGACCGCGATTGCCGAGATAAAGAGCGAAGCGGCCCTAACCAAGATACCAGCTGTGAACAAGGTGTTTAGCAGAGGCTTGAATGTAAAGCTAATCTTCAAGCTTGCTGCAATGGAATTCAAGAACATTATTTCCGACAACTTTTTCAAGGCCATTTTAATTGCTGCGGTAGGTTTCCTGTTTTTTGATGGATGGTTCGGTGCTCCGGTCTACGGTACGCCCTCATTACCTTTAACCTACTACATGCTCGAGGTAAAGAACTTTACCTATGTTATTTTGATTTTCATCCTAATCGTATTTATGACCGGGGAGGTACTGCATCGGGAACGGGGCGTAAATTACGACCAGATATTTGGTTCATTGCCCATACCGAATCGCATTGTTTACGGTTCAAAGTTCTTGGCTTTGACCATGGTCAGTTTTATTCTCGTCAACATGATTTTGGTGAGTGGAATGCTGAACCAGGTCCTAAAGGGCTATTTTAATTTTGAATTCGGCCGTTATTTTACCGACTTGTATTTATTCGAATTACCCAAGTACATCAGTTTTGTGATGCTGGCTTTCTTCGTACACTCCGTCATTACCAAAAAGTTCTTGGGCCATGTGGTGGCCATTGCTGTCTGGGCATTGCTGTTCGGACTCAACTCATTGGCCGATATCGATAATAATCTGTACCTCTACAGTTATTCCCCTAGCTATACGGTAAGCGATATGAACGGTTTCGGGCATTTTGCTCCGGCCTTATTATGGTTTAAAACCTATTGGCTGGCCTGTGGTGCCTTATTAACCGTAATTGGCTATCTCTTTTGGAAACGGGGTACTGATTCCGGAAGAAAGGCCAGATGGCAACTTGCCAAAAGTAGAATGAACTGGAAGTCCATTGGTTCCCTAGTACTGCTATTGGTTATTTTTATCGGAACGGGCGCTTTTATCAATCACAACACCACAACTATTAACAAGTACAGAACCGATGATGAAGGCACCATCGGTCAGGCCGATTATGAGAAAGAGTTGGCCAAATACGACAGGATCGCACAACCGAAGGTCATCGATATCAAACTGAAAGCAGATTTGATTCCTGAAGAACGTGCCGCCAATATTAGTTCTGTTTTTAAGATGGTGAACAAAACCAATGAGACCATCGATCAGCTGCACCTGAATTGGGGCGCGGAAGGGTTACTGAAAAAAGAAGTGACAGAATTCCTTATCGAAGGCAAAACGCCCAAATTGTCAAAGGAGTACGATAAATTCGGTTATCGGATTTATGATTTTAATCCGCCCTTGGTACCTGGCGATACCGTCACAATGAAACTGGGCGTCGCGGCATCCTATAAAGGGTTCCCCAACGAGGGTAGCGGTTCGGGCATAGTCTACAATGGTACTTTTTTGAACGACGGTTTTTTCCCCTCCTTCGGATATAGTCCCAATGTGGAACTGACCAGTGACCAAGACCGCAAGAAATATGACCTCCCGGTAAAGGAGTACCAGCTCCCCGAACAAACCGATGCTTGGGGCACCAGCAACCTTCTCTTCAACGATGATGCCGATTACATCACTTTCGAAGGAACGGTAAGTACTGCTCCTGATCAAATCGCCATACTGCCCGGATACCTCCAAAAAGAGTGGGAAGAAAATGGGAGAAAGTACTTCACGTACAAAATGGAGGGGGAGATGGACTTTTTCTACAACATTTCCTCAGCGGCATATGCCGTACATCGCGAAGTTTGGACAGGTAAGAAAGGGGAGAAGGTGAATATTGAAATCTTTCACCACCCCACCCACGATTACAATATCGACCGCTTTGTGAACGGGGTAAAGAAATCGCTGGACTATTTTACGGAGCATTATGGTCCGTATCAGTATCGTCAGATGCGTATTTTGGAATTTCCGAGGTACAGCAGTTTCGCGCAGTCATTTCCGAATACGGTGCCTTTTGCGGAAAGTTTTGGCTGGGTAGGCGACTTTAGCGACCCCGATGACCTTGACTATGTGTTTACTGTAACCGCGCATGAGGTGGCGCACCAATGGTGGGGGCATCAGATTACCCCTTCCGCTACGCGGGGTGCAAATCAGATATCAGAGACAATGGCGGAGTATTCTTCCCTAATGGTCATGAAAAAGGAATACGGGGTCGATGCCATGCAGCAGTTTTTAAAGGAGGAGCTGGACCGTTATTTACGCAGTAGGGCCAACGAAAGCAAGTTTGAGAAAACCCTTCTGGACAATGATACCCAAGCGTATGTTTGGTACCGCAAGGGTGGCTTGATTTTGTATGCCTTGCAAGATCTTATCGGGGAAGACAATTTGAATCGCCAGTTCAAAGCGTATACCGAGGCCGCCCGTTTCAGACCGGAGGCTCCGTTTACGACGACCACCGAATGGTACTCCTACTTAAAGAAGGCGACTCCTGATAGCTTACAGTACTATTTAAAGGATAGCTTTGAAAAAATTACGCTCTATTCCAACAAGACTACCAATGCGACCTATACGAAGAATGCCGATGATACCTATACCGTTACCATCGACGTAGAAAGTGGCAAGACCTATTACGATGGTCTCGGTAAAACCCTGGAGTCGCCTACGAGTGTGAATTTGTTAGACATTGCCGTTTTTGAAAATGATACGGTCAACGCAAAAGGTCTTACGGTAAAGCGACCATTGGAGTTGAAGAAGGTTTGGGTGAAACCAGGAACATCGACCCATACCTTTACTGTGGATAAATTGCCGGTAAAAGCGGGTATCGATCCGTATAACAAAATGATTGACCGTATTCCCGACGACAATCTGATAGAAGTTGAAGTAGAGGATGAGTAG
- a CDS encoding ABC transporter ATP-binding protein — MNLQIENLSKTYSNGVQALKNVNLTIPMGMFGLLGPNGAGKSSLMRTLATLQQADTGSVFLGDLDVLNEKEKVRKILGYLPQEFGVYPKVSSYNMLNHIASLKGISSKGERKDLVESLLTKTNLWDVRNKSLGSYSGGMKQRFGIAQALIGDPRLIIVDEPTAGLDPAERVRFHNLLSEIGENTIVILSTHIVEDISNLCNNMAIICLGEVVVKGNPAELTQDVKGRIWKKAIDKTELITYQSDLKVISTHLKAGQTVIHVLSDNQPDPSFEASTANLEDVYFAEITARMETVSA; from the coding sequence ATGAATTTACAAATTGAAAACCTAAGCAAAACCTATTCCAACGGCGTACAGGCATTAAAAAATGTCAACCTTACCATTCCCATGGGAATGTTCGGTCTTTTGGGCCCTAATGGTGCAGGTAAATCTTCTCTTATGCGCACCTTGGCGACATTGCAACAAGCAGATACTGGCTCGGTATTTTTGGGTGATTTGGATGTGCTGAACGAGAAGGAAAAAGTTCGTAAAATTTTGGGCTACCTACCACAGGAATTCGGAGTATACCCTAAAGTCAGCTCCTACAACATGCTCAATCATATTGCTTCCCTAAAAGGTATTTCAAGCAAAGGGGAACGAAAAGATCTGGTGGAGTCATTGCTGACAAAAACCAACTTATGGGATGTACGGAACAAGAGTCTTGGTAGTTATTCCGGAGGTATGAAGCAACGGTTTGGTATTGCCCAGGCCCTGATCGGCGATCCTAGGTTGATCATTGTAGATGAACCTACGGCGGGTCTTGATCCCGCGGAACGGGTACGATTTCATAATCTTCTTAGTGAAATTGGAGAGAATACCATCGTAATCCTTTCGACGCATATTGTTGAGGATATTTCAAACTTGTGTAACAATATGGCTATCATTTGCTTGGGCGAAGTGGTGGTAAAAGGAAATCCCGCCGAACTAACTCAAGATGTCAAAGGCCGTATTTGGAAGAAAGCCATCGATAAAACGGAGCTAATTACGTATCAGTCGGATCTTAAGGTAATCTCAACACATCTAAAAGCGGGCCAGACCGTTATTCACGTCCTAAGCGATAACCAGCCCGACCCTTCCTTTGAGGCCAGTACGGCTAATCTCGAAGATGTGTACTTTGCCGAGATTACGGCGCGAATGGAAACCGTTTCCGCTTAA
- the lysA gene encoding diaminopimelate decarboxylase yields the protein MRQADLLKIAGTYGDPVYVYDAEKIISQYNRLTKAFSGVKHLQLNYAAKALSNINILKLMNTLGSGLDTVSIQEVQLGLMAGFKPESIIYTPNGVSLEEIEEAAKLGVRINIDNLSILEQFGGKHPDIPVCIRINPHVMAGGNSNISVGHIDSKFGISIHQIPHLLRIVELTKMNINGIHMHTGSDILDIDVFLYASEILFETAKNFKNLDFIDFGSGFKVPYKKGDIETNVEELGKKLSTRFNEFCAEYGKELTLAFEPGKFLVSEAGYFLTKVNVVKQTTSTVFASVDSGFNHLIRPMLYGASHQIENISNPKGRERYYSVVGYICETDTFASNRRINEISEGDILSFKNAGAYCFTMASNYNSRFRPPEVLWYKNEAHLIRERENFDNLIQNQVDVKNLFDAKKEKATVK from the coding sequence ATGAGACAAGCTGATTTATTGAAAATTGCCGGGACCTACGGGGATCCCGTTTACGTTTACGACGCTGAGAAAATTATTTCACAATACAACCGATTGACCAAGGCCTTTAGCGGTGTAAAACACTTGCAGCTGAACTATGCGGCAAAGGCACTATCGAACATCAACATTCTAAAGCTCATGAATACCTTGGGTAGCGGACTCGATACCGTGTCCATACAAGAGGTACAATTAGGACTTATGGCCGGCTTCAAACCTGAGTCGATTATCTATACACCCAATGGGGTTTCCTTGGAAGAAATAGAGGAGGCTGCCAAACTAGGAGTACGCATTAATATAGATAACCTTTCCATTTTGGAACAGTTCGGTGGCAAGCATCCCGATATTCCCGTTTGTATCCGCATCAATCCGCATGTGATGGCGGGCGGCAACTCAAATATTTCAGTGGGTCATATCGACTCGAAATTCGGTATCAGCATACATCAGATTCCGCATTTGTTGCGTATTGTTGAATTGACCAAAATGAACATCAACGGTATACACATGCATACGGGAAGCGATATTCTCGATATCGATGTTTTTCTGTACGCCTCTGAAATACTGTTCGAAACCGCCAAGAACTTCAAGAATCTCGATTTTATCGATTTCGGTAGCGGTTTTAAGGTTCCTTATAAAAAAGGGGATATCGAGACCAATGTTGAAGAATTGGGTAAAAAACTCAGCACCCGTTTCAATGAATTCTGTGCGGAATACGGCAAAGAATTAACGCTGGCTTTCGAACCAGGAAAATTTCTGGTGAGTGAAGCCGGGTATTTCCTGACCAAGGTCAATGTGGTGAAACAGACGACCTCAACGGTATTTGCCAGTGTAGACTCGGGGTTCAACCATTTGATCCGCCCAATGCTTTATGGGGCCTCGCACCAGATTGAAAATATCAGTAACCCTAAAGGTAGAGAGCGCTATTATTCTGTCGTAGGATATATCTGCGAGACCGATACCTTTGCCAGCAACCGCCGGATCAACGAAATTTCGGAAGGCGATATCCTCAGCTTTAAGAATGCCGGGGCCTATTGCTTCACCATGGCAAGCAACTATAATTCGCGCTTTCGCCCGCCTGAAGTGCTATGGTATAAAAACGAAGCACATTTGATCCGCGAACGTGAAAATTTCGACAATCTGATTCAGAATCAGGTGGATGTCAAAAACTTGTTCGATGCAAAAAAAGAAAAAGCCACGGTTAAATAA
- the guaB gene encoding IMP dehydrogenase has protein sequence MEAHLNKIVGEGLTYDDVLLVPAFSEVLPREVSIQTKFTRNITINVPIVSAAMDTVTESRMAIAIAQEGGIGVLHKNMTIEQQAIKVRKVKRAESGMILDPVTMPLNSKVGDAKANMKEHSIGGIPIVDDAGKLIGIVTNRDLRFEKNNERPISEVMTAENLVTAAEGTSLSEAEDILQEHKIEKLPVVDTDNRLIGLITFRDITKLTQKPNANKDKYGRLRVAAALGVTPDAVDRAEALVNAGVDAVVIDTAHGHTKGVVAILKEVKKKFPDLEVIVGNIATGEAAKYLVDAGADAVKVGIGPGSICTTRVVAGVGFPQFSAVLEVAAAIKGSGVPVIADGGIRYTGDIPKAIAAGADTVMLGSLLAGTQESPGETIIYEGRKFKSYRGMGSVEAMKQGSKDRYFQDVEDDIKKLVPEGIVGRVPYKGELYESIHQFVGGLRAGMGYCGAKDIATLQETGRFVKITASGINESHPHDVTITKESPNYSR, from the coding sequence ATGGAAGCTCATCTCAATAAAATTGTCGGCGAAGGCCTTACCTACGACGACGTTCTCTTAGTCCCCGCCTTTTCAGAAGTACTTCCACGCGAAGTCAGTATCCAAACAAAATTCACACGAAATATTACGATTAATGTACCAATCGTTTCCGCCGCTATGGATACCGTTACGGAATCCCGTATGGCCATCGCCATCGCCCAAGAAGGGGGTATAGGTGTTCTGCACAAGAATATGACCATCGAGCAGCAGGCCATTAAAGTCCGCAAAGTAAAACGTGCCGAAAGCGGAATGATATTGGACCCCGTTACCATGCCCCTTAATTCCAAGGTAGGGGATGCCAAAGCGAATATGAAGGAGCACAGTATCGGGGGAATTCCAATTGTTGATGATGCCGGAAAGCTAATCGGTATCGTGACCAATCGTGATTTGCGATTCGAAAAGAACAATGAACGGCCCATTTCGGAGGTGATGACCGCTGAAAATTTGGTGACCGCCGCTGAGGGTACATCACTTTCGGAAGCTGAGGATATCCTACAAGAACACAAAATAGAAAAATTACCCGTGGTGGATACCGATAATCGACTCATCGGTTTGATTACGTTTAGAGACATTACAAAGCTTACCCAAAAGCCAAATGCCAATAAGGATAAATATGGTAGACTGCGCGTAGCGGCAGCTCTAGGTGTCACGCCCGATGCGGTCGATAGGGCCGAAGCTCTCGTCAATGCTGGCGTAGATGCAGTGGTAATCGATACGGCCCATGGTCATACCAAAGGCGTAGTGGCCATATTGAAGGAAGTCAAAAAGAAATTCCCCGACCTGGAAGTCATCGTAGGGAATATCGCTACGGGCGAAGCGGCAAAATATTTGGTAGATGCAGGCGCCGACGCCGTAAAGGTCGGAATCGGTCCAGGCTCGATTTGTACCACGCGGGTAGTTGCCGGAGTCGGCTTTCCACAATTTTCGGCAGTACTTGAAGTGGCAGCGGCCATTAAAGGAAGTGGGGTGCCGGTAATTGCAGACGGTGGTATTCGATATACCGGTGATATTCCCAAGGCGATAGCCGCAGGGGCCGATACGGTCATGCTCGGCTCGTTATTGGCAGGTACGCAAGAGTCCCCTGGCGAAACCATAATCTACGAGGGACGAAAATTTAAATCCTATCGGGGTATGGGCTCGGTAGAGGCCATGAAGCAAGGATCAAAGGACCGTTATTTTCAGGACGTAGAGGATGACATTAAAAAATTGGTGCCCGAGGGCATTGTAGGTCGCGTCCCCTACAAAGGAGAATTGTACGAAAGTATTCACCAATTCGTGGGCGGACTACGAGCTGGTATGGGCTATTGTGGTGCAAAGGATATAGCCACGCTTCAAGAAACGGGTCGTTTTGTTAAGATTACCGCAAGTGGAATCAATGAGAGCCATCCGCACGATGTTACGATAACCAAGGAATCTCCGAATTACAGCAGGTAG
- a CDS encoding TonB-dependent receptor: MTLKDFRYLIVLLLSFSGWGQNAITGKVSDQEGKPLAEVEVYLKEIQKLTYTDATGNFTFSDIAGGKFTIVVFAYEYAVFEQELTFDRPMNLKIQLKPLETEQLSEVVLTQQRERIFALQQLKKIEGTAIYAGKKSEVVLLDGITGNLAANNPRQIYSQVVGLNIYDNGDAGLQLNIGGRGLDPNRTANFNTRQNGYDISADVLGYPESYYTPPAEALQEIQIVRGAASLQYGTQFGGLVNFKFKKPNPTKKIEWTSRQTLGSYDLKTSFNSLSGTVGKFSYYTYFNYKEGNGFRPNSEYNSRNYFAHLGYQLSDKTKLTLETTFLNYLAKQPGGLTDAQFLDDPTFSNRERNWFDVDWKLYSLRIDHKFSSKTDFSLNLFGLDASRKALGFRTNRVSQADDPEEPRELLVDNFQNWGAEARVLTRYKLWGKESALLLGSKFYKTQNDQRQGPGSNAFNADFNFADDEFPNYERQSQFDFPNLNVAFFGENIFNLTDKLTVTPGFRLEHIKTESAGSYKNIVLDLAGNPLLNEEIEDNRTFDRTFILLGVGTTYKASPSIEIYGNFSQNYRSVTFSDIRVVNPSFQVDSDITDEDGFTADLGFRGRWKDFLAYDISGFGLLYDNRLGEVLKNETRTNAAGEEIETGRIIRFRGNIGTAFMYGLESFGNWSLKETFLPNAQNLKLNLFMNLALTRSEYLSSEENNVEGNQVEFIPAVNLKTGLNFGYENLLGSLQYTYLAEQFTDATNAPQDPNDNQRGIEGTIPAYDILDFSLSYTYKKWKLEAGINNVLNNSYFTRRATGYPGPGIIPAEPRTFYTTLQFKL; this comes from the coding sequence ATGACATTAAAGGATTTTAGATATCTCATAGTACTGTTGCTATCATTTTCAGGGTGGGGTCAAAATGCCATTACTGGGAAGGTATCCGACCAAGAGGGGAAACCTTTAGCGGAGGTGGAAGTATATCTGAAAGAAATTCAAAAGCTCACGTATACGGATGCCACCGGCAATTTCACCTTTTCCGATATCGCGGGAGGCAAGTTTACCATTGTTGTTTTTGCCTATGAATATGCGGTCTTTGAACAGGAATTGACCTTTGACAGGCCTATGAATCTCAAGATTCAACTTAAACCCTTGGAAACCGAACAGCTGTCTGAAGTCGTCTTGACCCAACAACGCGAACGCATATTCGCCTTACAGCAATTAAAGAAAATAGAGGGTACCGCGATTTATGCCGGAAAGAAGAGTGAGGTGGTTTTATTGGATGGCATCACAGGTAATCTGGCCGCGAACAATCCACGACAGATCTACAGTCAGGTGGTCGGGCTGAATATCTATGACAATGGCGATGCAGGCTTGCAATTGAATATTGGTGGTAGAGGATTGGACCCCAATCGTACAGCCAATTTCAACACCCGTCAGAATGGCTATGATATCAGTGCCGATGTTTTGGGATATCCCGAAAGCTATTATACTCCGCCGGCAGAGGCCCTTCAAGAGATTCAAATTGTGCGTGGTGCGGCATCCTTGCAGTACGGGACACAGTTCGGGGGCTTGGTCAATTTCAAATTCAAAAAGCCGAACCCAACTAAAAAAATCGAATGGACATCACGACAGACCCTCGGGTCGTACGATCTGAAAACGAGTTTCAATAGTTTAAGTGGTACGGTGGGCAAATTCAGTTATTACACCTATTTTAATTATAAAGAGGGAAATGGGTTTCGACCGAATTCCGAATACAACAGCAGAAACTATTTTGCGCATTTGGGCTACCAACTTTCCGATAAGACAAAACTTACTTTAGAGACTACCTTTTTAAACTATTTGGCAAAGCAACCAGGTGGTTTGACGGACGCCCAATTTCTGGACGATCCTACATTTAGCAATAGGGAACGTAATTGGTTCGATGTTGATTGGAAATTGTATTCCCTGCGGATAGATCATAAATTTTCATCCAAAACTGATTTTAGCCTGAACCTTTTTGGATTGGACGCATCTAGGAAAGCTTTGGGATTCAGGACGAACCGGGTTTCCCAAGCAGACGACCCTGAGGAGCCCAGGGAGTTACTGGTCGATAATTTTCAAAACTGGGGGGCAGAGGCCCGGGTTTTAACAAGGTATAAATTGTGGGGCAAAGAATCCGCACTATTATTAGGTTCTAAATTCTACAAAACCCAAAACGACCAACGGCAGGGGCCGGGAAGTAATGCCTTCAATGCTGATTTTAATTTTGCCGACGACGAATTTCCCAATTACGAAAGGCAGTCCCAGTTTGACTTTCCGAACTTGAACGTGGCCTTTTTCGGAGAGAACATCTTCAACCTGACCGACAAGCTGACGGTCACCCCGGGTTTTCGTCTGGAACACATTAAAACGGAAAGTGCAGGAAGTTATAAAAATATTGTATTGGATTTAGCGGGAAATCCGTTACTGAACGAGGAAATCGAGGACAATAGGACTTTCGACAGGACTTTTATTTTGCTAGGCGTTGGTACGACGTACAAGGCATCACCGAGCATCGAGATATACGGTAATTTTTCTCAGAACTATCGATCTGTCACCTTCAGTGATATTCGGGTCGTAAACCCATCCTTTCAAGTCGACTCCGATATTACCGACGAAGATGGCTTTACGGCGGATTTGGGATTTCGTGGAAGATGGAAAGATTTTTTGGCTTATGATATTAGTGGTTTTGGCCTTCTGTACGATAACCGTTTGGGCGAGGTGTTAAAGAACGAAACCCGCACGAACGCAGCTGGTGAAGAAATAGAAACAGGGCGTATTATCCGTTTTCGGGGTAACATCGGTACGGCATTTATGTACGGTCTGGAAAGTTTCGGGAATTGGAGTTTAAAAGAAACATTCCTTCCCAACGCTCAAAATTTAAAATTGAACCTCTTTATGAATTTGGCCTTGACCCGATCGGAATACCTTTCCTCCGAAGAAAACAATGTCGAAGGGAATCAAGTAGAATTCATTCCAGCCGTTAATCTTAAAACAGGATTGAACTTCGGGTACGAAAATCTACTTGGTAGTTTACAGTATACCTATTTAGCGGAACAATTTACGGATGCTACGAATGCACCGCAAGACCCTAATGACAATCAGAGAGGTATTGAAGGAACTATTCCCGCCTATGATATTTTGGATTTTTCCTTATCGTATACCTACAAAAAATGGAAGCTCGAGGCAGGCATCAACAACGTTTTGAACAATAGTTATTTTACGCGAAGGGCCACGGGTTATCCCGGGCCGGGTATCATTCCGGCCGAACCGAGAACATTTTACACCACACTACAATTTAAACTTTAA
- a CDS encoding thioredoxin family protein codes for MTFLFIGLSYISVQAQEVDWLSWEEATALAASDENPKKMFVDVYTDWCGWCKKMDKDTFQNAQVAAYMNEKYYMVKLDGEGKEDIEFKGKTYKFVPSGRKGYHELAAALMQGKLSYPTTIFLDEEMNMLSPVPGYQKPKPFLDIAKYFGDDIYKEKDWKTYAAKDE; via the coding sequence ATGACTTTTCTTTTCATTGGCCTAAGCTATATCTCCGTACAAGCCCAAGAAGTCGATTGGCTCAGTTGGGAGGAGGCCACCGCACTGGCAGCCTCCGACGAAAATCCCAAAAAGATGTTCGTGGATGTCTACACCGACTGGTGCGGATGGTGCAAGAAGATGGATAAGGATACCTTTCAGAACGCCCAGGTCGCAGCGTACATGAACGAGAAATACTATATGGTGAAACTGGACGGCGAAGGAAAGGAAGATATCGAATTTAAAGGAAAAACATACAAGTTCGTACCCTCGGGAAGGAAAGGGTATCACGAACTGGCAGCCGCGTTGATGCAAGGAAAATTGAGTTACCCCACCACAATCTTTTTGGATGAAGAAATGAATATGCTTTCTCCCGTACCGGGATATCAAAAACCAAAACCCTTCTTGGATATCGCCAAGTATTTTGGTGATGATATCTACAAAGAGAAAGACTGGAAGACCTACGCTGCAAAAGATGAATAA
- a CDS encoding heme-binding domain-containing protein: MKIVKTILVLGLVALVLLQFYRPEKNVAEYRDVASFEAETKPSAEIKAILESKCYDCHSNKTEYPWYAEVAPFSLLIADHVEEGNEHFNVSQWDSYNAKKRDHKLDELIEEVEEGHMPEDSYAWIHGGLTEAEKEALMAWARQARTNYGIN; the protein is encoded by the coding sequence ATGAAAATTGTAAAAACGATTTTAGTCTTAGGCCTAGTGGCATTGGTGTTGCTTCAGTTTTATCGTCCTGAAAAAAACGTGGCGGAGTATCGCGATGTGGCCTCCTTTGAAGCGGAAACCAAGCCGTCTGCAGAAATAAAAGCCATTTTAGAGAGCAAATGCTATGACTGCCATAGTAACAAGACCGAGTACCCTTGGTATGCAGAAGTTGCACCCTTTTCGCTTTTGATCGCCGATCATGTGGAAGAAGGCAACGAACACTTCAACGTTTCGCAATGGGATAGCTACAACGCGAAAAAACGGGACCATAAACTGGATGAACTTATTGAAGAGGTCGAAGAAGGCCACATGCCGGAAGATTCCTATGCCTGGATACATGGCGGACTTACCGAAGCGGAGAAGGAAGCGTTGATGGCTTGGGCCAGGCAGGCGAGAACCAATTATGGCATTAACTAA